From one Pristis pectinata isolate sPriPec2 chromosome 12, sPriPec2.1.pri, whole genome shotgun sequence genomic stretch:
- the LOC127576606 gene encoding zinc finger protein 664-like, translating to MGISNTTSANLHWESPFTYSECGKGVTLLSHLLTHQRVHTGEKPYTCSECGKGFTRSSRLLKHQRVYTGQRPFSCPECRMGFPCSSHLLKHQLVHTEEKD from the coding sequence atgggaatctcaaacacaacGTCAGCGAATTTACACTGGGAGAGTCCGTTCACCtactctgagtgtgggaagggagtcaCTCTGTtgtcccatttgctgacacaccagcgagttcacaccggggagaaaccgtacacctgctctgagtgcgggaagggattcactcggtcgtcccGTTTGCTGAAACACCAGCGAGTTTACACCGGGCAGAGGCCGTTCAGCTGTCCTGAGTGCAGGATGGGATTCCCTTGCTCATCTCACCTGCTGAAACACCAGCTGGTTCACACTGaggagaaagattaa